In Populus trichocarpa isolate Nisqually-1 chromosome 16, P.trichocarpa_v4.1, whole genome shotgun sequence, a genomic segment contains:
- the LOC7466035 gene encoding heme-binding-like protein At3g10130, chloroplastic — protein MGMVLGRITVETPEYEVIQSSNDYEIRKYAPSVLAEVTYDPSQFDGKKDGGFMVLANYIGALGYPQNTKPEKIAMTAPVITKTGGGSEKIAMTAPVVTKEGSGEGEKMVTMQFVLPAKYKKAEEAPKPVDERVVIREEGVRKYGVVKFGGVATEQAVAERVEKLKKSLERDGLKVIGEFLLARYNPPWTLPPLRTNEVMIPIE, from the coding sequence ATGGGAATGGTTCTTGGAAGGATTACTGTAGAAACTCCAGAATATGAAGTGATTCAATCCTCAAATGATTACGAAATCCGCAAATATGCTCCATCAGTCCTTGCAGAAGTCACATATGATCCATCTCAATTCGATGGGAAGAAAGATGGTGGGTTCATGGTTTTGGCTAATTATATTGGTGCCTTGGGCTATCCACAGAACACCAAGCCTGAAAAGATAGCCATGACAGCTCCAGTTATAACTAAAACTGGTGGTGGAAGTGAAAAGATTGCGATGACAGCTCCTGTTGTGACTAAAGAGGGTAGTGGAGAGGGGGAAAAGATGGTGACGATGCAGTTTGTGTTGCCTGCTAAGTATAAGAAGGCAGAGGAGGCACCCAAGCCTGTGGATGAGAGGGTTGTGATAAGGGAAGAAGGGGTGAGGAAATATGGGGTGGTAAAGTTTGGAGGTGTGGCAACCGAGCAGGCGGTGGCAGAAAGAGTGGAGAAGCTGAAGAAGAGCTTGGAGAGAGATGGGCTTAAGGTGATTGGAGAATTTTTGCTGGCAAGGTATAATCCACCCTGGACTTTGCCTCCTTTGAGGACTAATGAGGTTATGATCCCAATTGAGTGA